The sequence below is a genomic window from Ammoniphilus sp. CFH 90114.
AAGGAACAACGATCGTGGCTGCAGCCGATGGAGTCGTTCTGATCTCCGGATATGTACGAGGGTACGGGAATATGATCAGTATAGATCATGGTGGAGATCTCTCCACAATCTATGGTCACATCCGTGAAGGTGGACTCCTCGTGAAGGAAAATCAGGTAGTGAAGAAAGGGCAAAAAATTGCTGAGGTAGGTTCCACGGGAAGGTCGACGGGCCCGCATTTGCACTTTGGGGTTTATAAGGGAAGAACGGTTGTTGACCCTATGGGTTATCTTCGCTAGAAGTGGCAAAAGCATGAAGGATGCGTTAAGATCAGAGTATAAGCTTTAAGTTCATATCCGGTCTGGTGCCATCATATACTAAATGGGACGAACTTTGAGGTGGACTCCTTTTAGGGGGACCAATAAGACAGGGAAAAAGGTGGTGTGGATGGATTGCGGATCAAGGGCAGCACGTTAGCAGCTCTGCTTGGTCTTACCATGGTGTTTAGCAGTCTGTTTACCATGGTGGCGATGGACTCGGAGAGAAGTGTACTCGGACAAACTTTATCCACGTTTCTCGATAAGGTTGGGTTAACTTCCCCTGCACCCTCAGCTCCCAATATAGGGAATAGGGTAGCGCCATCGGAAGCGGAGAGTTTGAAGAAGATTTATGAAGTGTACGGCATGATTCAACAGAACTATTTAGAGGAAGTAGATCCGCAAAAGCTAGTCGATGGAGCAATTAATGGGATGATTAACTCCCTCGAAGATCCGTATTCCGTTTATATGGATCCGAAGTCTGCGGAGCAATTTACCGAATCGATTCATTCCTCTTTTCAAGGGATCGGTGCTGAAGTGACGATGGAGGGAGGAAAGGTGACCATCGTTTCTCCGTTTAAGGGATCTCCAGCGGAGAAGGCGGGTCTTCGCCCTCATGACCAAGTGATCAGTGTGAACGGAGAATCTTTGGAAGGGCTAGATTTATATGAAGCGGTATTGAAAATTAGAGGTCCGAAGGGATCGGAAGCTAAGCTAGAAGTCATCCGCCCGGGTTTACGGGATGCGTTAACGGTTATTGTCGTTCGGGATGAGATTCCGCTCGAGACCGTTTACAGCGAGACGATTAAGAAGAATGGCAAGACATTCGGAAAAATTGAAGTCACGCAATTCTCGATGAATACGGGAACTCGCTTCAAGGAAGAGCTAGAGAAGTTTGAAAAGGAAAAGGTGGACGGCCTCATCATTGATTTGCGCGGGAATCCAGGCGGATTACTGAATGTTGTTGTTGACATGGGTCATCTGCTTGTACCGAATAAAGGCGTTATCCTTCAAGTCGAGGATACTTCAGGCACCCGAGAAGTCATGAAATCAAAGCTTGATGGGAAGAAGCCTTACCCGATTACAGTTCTGATTGATAAAGGAAGCGCCAGTGCCTCTGAGATTCTGGCTGGTGCGCTAAAAGAAAATGGTTATAAAATTGTAGGTCAGACTAGCTTCGGTAAAGGTACGGTTCAGAACTCGATGGAGCTCGAAGATAAAAGTCAAGTGAAGATGACGATTGCGAAGTGGTTGACCCCTTCTGGAGGATGGATTAATAAAACAGGGGTGGAGCCTACGGTGGCCATTGAACAGCCGAAGTACTTCTTCGCAGCACCCATTAGTCTTGAGGAAGGTAACCTGAAGTACGACCAGAATGGAGAAGCCATTCACAACTTGCAGATGATTCTAGAAGGATTAGGCTTCCCAGCAGGACGGACAGATGGATACTTTGATGAAAAGACGGTGACAGCAGTTAAAGCATTCCAGAAACTAAACGAGCTTCCGATGACGGGGGAAGTCGATGAGAAAACAGCGGCTATGCTTCAAGAACAGTTGGTAAAGAAAATTAAGGATCCAGCCAATGACTTACAGCTTCAGGCCGCGATCCAGGTTCTGGACAAAGAGGCAAAAAAATAACCTCCCAATAGAAGGAAGTTTGTAGTAAAATGTAGAAAAAGGTAATGGTAGATGAACACTATCATTACCTTTTTCCATTTCGTTCACGGAAACGGAGGACTATTAAGTGGCTGGATTCGTCACGGTACTTCCATCTTTTTTCTTGAATCCGTTACTTTATCTGTTTTTGCTTCTTTTTTGGAGGCATTACTATCGGCAGATTCAATTTGAACGGAAGCTTTATCATGTTCGTTATAATAATCCTTGGGAACAGTGGTTTCATTCCGTGGTCCATGGCTTGTTCGGGGGGATCTTGGCATCCGGTTTACTGTTTGTCTTAGGGGTTGCCGTTCGCCCATGGGACTTCTGGATCATAGGCGGACTTAGTCTCGTATTGGCTCTGTTCCAACTTCAATATTTGTGCTTTGCTTATGCTGCTGGATGGTATGCACTCGCGGCTTTCCTCGTGCAGCTATGGCCACAGGGAAAGGATCTCACCTGGATGAGTGGGGGTTGGGAATTCATGGGGGAAGTTCATCTCCCTTCCATTCTAGGTGTAGCGGCAATCTTGCATATCGCTGAAGCTTTTTTAGTGAAGCTGAATCGTGGACGAGGGGGATCTCCCTTGTTCATTCGAGGAAAGCGCGGAAGGTTGTTAGGAGCTTATCAGATGCAGAAGTTCTGGTTGTTGCCTCTGCTTGTTATCGTTCCGGCAACTTCGAATGTGTCCATGTCAGCCCCTTCTTGGTGGCCCATGCTTCTTTCTGTGGCTGGGACAAGCTTTGCTTTGATGCTCTTTCCGGCTGCAATTGGCTTCGCTGAAGTCGCGATATCCCAATTGCCAAAGCAGAAGGCAAGAGCCTCATCTCGAAGACTTCTACTATATAGCCTGATTCTTCTCGGTTTTGCTTGGTCTACACATTATTTCTTGTGGGCGGGGCTGATGGGAGCGATCTTTGCGATTGTCGGTCATGAAGGCATGATTCGATTCGGAAACTGGCGTGAAGGGAAAGGACATCCAATCTTTACACAATTGGGCCAAGGCATTGTCGTGCTTGCCGTGCTTCCTGCTACACCAGCGGAAAAAATGGGAATCGTAGCGGGAGACATCATTCTTAAGGTGAACGGATCAGACGTTCGAGAGGCCGATGACTTCTATCCAGCATTGCAACTCAATTCGGCCTTTTGTAAAATGGAAGTAAGAAATGTAGAAGGGCACATCAAGTATTTACAGCGGGCCGTTTATCAAGGGGAGCATCATCAGTTGGGTTTAGTTTTAGCTCCAGATGACCATACCCCATTCTATGTAGATATGAAGCCGGTCAGCTTGGTTCACCTGATTCGGCAGCAGATTGATAAGGGTGCCTAGGGGAGAAGGGGAGAGGGAACATGGAAGGAATAACAATAGGGAAGGTGCTGATTGCCCTGCTGGTGCCTTTTGCACTGATGGCGGGATTGTCGCGATTCTCTTTGAATACGATTGTGGGGTTAATCGCAACGGTCGGTATTTTGATGGCCGTTTTTGAAGGATACAGCCATGGTCCTGTTATTATGGCAATCGGAACTTTTTCTTTATTAGCGGGCTATCTCTTAGCTCGAAGACTCCTGAAGGATAAGAAACTAACAGAGTAGAGTGAGGAAGTCTTGCCCGTTCCATGGGCAAGGCTCTTTGCGTCCTACCCGTATTCACATAGAAAGCACATTCGAAGCTTGGCATCTGCCAAGTTTTCTCGTTTAGATGATAAAAGGAGGGATATACAGTGACAGAACGGTTTACATTGGTGTCAGAGTACGAGCCGAAAGGAGATCAGCCTCAAGCGATCGCCGAACTGGTAGAGGGCATTCACGGCGGAAAAAAGTTTCAGACGCTGCTAGGGGCAACGGGGACAGGAAAAACCTTTACCATCGCTCAGACGGTTGCCCAAATCAACAAACCCACTCTCGTGATCGCTCATAATAAGACCTTAGCGGCTCAATTGTGCAGTGAGTTCAAAGAGTTTTTCCCGGAAAATGCTGTGGAATATTTCGTAAGCTACTACGATTACTATCAACCAGAAGCTTATATTCCTCATTCCGATACGTATATTGAGAAGGATGCCAGCGTAAACGACGAAATCGATAAGCTTCGTCACTCGGCAACCAGCTCCTTGTTCGAGCGCCGTGATGTCATTATCGTGGCCAGTGTTTCTTGTATTTATGGTTTGGGTTCTCCGACAGAATATAAGGAACTGCTTCTTTCCTTACGCACCGGGATGGAGAAGGGACGCGACGAGGTTCTTCATAAGCTTGTCGATATTCAATATGAGCGAAACGATATCAACTTCACTCGTGGAACCTTTCGTGTTCGCGGTGACGTAGTTGAAATTTTTCCTGTTTCTCGTAGTGAACAGGCTCTTCGTGTTGAGTTTTTTGGGGATGAAGTAGAACGAATCACCGAAATTGACGTCGTGACAGGGGAGATTGTAGGGGAACGTGATCATGTGGCGATTTTCCCAGCGTCTCACTATGTGACGAGAGAAGAAAAGCTGAAAATAGCCATCGAAAATATTGAGAAAGAGCTCGAAGAGCAACTGGCCTTTTTCCGTGAAAATGGGAAGCTGCTCGAGGCTCAGCGCTTAGAGCAAAGAACCCGCTACGATATAGAAATGATGCAGGAGATGGGCTTTTGCTCGGGAATCGAGAACTATTCCCGTCACTTGACTGGACTGCCTGCTGGTGCAACTCCTTATACGTTATTTGATTATTTTCCTGACGATATGTTAATCGTGATAGATGAATCCCATATAACACTTCCGCAGATTCGGGGGATGTACAA
It includes:
- a CDS encoding S41 family peptidase; translation: MDGLRIKGSTLAALLGLTMVFSSLFTMVAMDSERSVLGQTLSTFLDKVGLTSPAPSAPNIGNRVAPSEAESLKKIYEVYGMIQQNYLEEVDPQKLVDGAINGMINSLEDPYSVYMDPKSAEQFTESIHSSFQGIGAEVTMEGGKVTIVSPFKGSPAEKAGLRPHDQVISVNGESLEGLDLYEAVLKIRGPKGSEAKLEVIRPGLRDALTVIVVRDEIPLETVYSETIKKNGKTFGKIEVTQFSMNTGTRFKEELEKFEKEKVDGLIIDLRGNPGGLLNVVVDMGHLLVPNKGVILQVEDTSGTREVMKSKLDGKKPYPITVLIDKGSASASEILAGALKENGYKIVGQTSFGKGTVQNSMELEDKSQVKMTIAKWLTPSGGWINKTGVEPTVAIEQPKYFFAAPISLEEGNLKYDQNGEAIHNLQMILEGLGFPAGRTDGYFDEKTVTAVKAFQKLNELPMTGEVDEKTAAMLQEQLVKKIKDPANDLQLQAAIQVLDKEAKK
- a CDS encoding PDZ domain-containing protein → MAGFVTVLPSFFLNPLLYLFLLLFWRHYYRQIQFERKLYHVRYNNPWEQWFHSVVHGLFGGILASGLLFVLGVAVRPWDFWIIGGLSLVLALFQLQYLCFAYAAGWYALAAFLVQLWPQGKDLTWMSGGWEFMGEVHLPSILGVAAILHIAEAFLVKLNRGRGGSPLFIRGKRGRLLGAYQMQKFWLLPLLVIVPATSNVSMSAPSWWPMLLSVAGTSFALMLFPAAIGFAEVAISQLPKQKARASSRRLLLYSLILLGFAWSTHYFLWAGLMGAIFAIVGHEGMIRFGNWREGKGHPIFTQLGQGIVVLAVLPATPAEKMGIVAGDIILKVNGSDVREADDFYPALQLNSAFCKMEVRNVEGHIKYLQRAVYQGEHHQLGLVLAPDDHTPFYVDMKPVSLVHLIRQQIDKGA
- a CDS encoding DUF2198 family protein, whose translation is MEGITIGKVLIALLVPFALMAGLSRFSLNTIVGLIATVGILMAVFEGYSHGPVIMAIGTFSLLAGYLLARRLLKDKKLTE
- the uvrB gene encoding excinuclease ABC subunit UvrB, which encodes MTERFTLVSEYEPKGDQPQAIAELVEGIHGGKKFQTLLGATGTGKTFTIAQTVAQINKPTLVIAHNKTLAAQLCSEFKEFFPENAVEYFVSYYDYYQPEAYIPHSDTYIEKDASVNDEIDKLRHSATSSLFERRDVIIVASVSCIYGLGSPTEYKELLLSLRTGMEKGRDEVLHKLVDIQYERNDINFTRGTFRVRGDVVEIFPVSRSEQALRVEFFGDEVERITEIDVVTGEIVGERDHVAIFPASHYVTREEKLKIAIENIEKELEEQLAFFRENGKLLEAQRLEQRTRYDIEMMQEMGFCSGIENYSRHLTGLPAGATPYTLFDYFPDDMLIVIDESHITLPQIRGMYNGDRARKEMLINHGFRLPSAADNRPMRFDEFEKHIEQIVFVSATPGPFELEHTPEVVQQVIRPTGLLDPMLEVRPIKGQIDDLIGEINERITKNERVLVTTLTKKMSEDLSSYLKEIGLKVKYLHSDIKTIERMQIIRDLRMGTFDVLIGINLLREGLDIPEVSLVAILDADKEGFLRDERSLVQTIGRAARNAEGRVIMYADRMTQSMERAIAETERRRKIQEAYNEKHGITPQTIQKAIRNVIEATKAAETTEDYLPQKEYKKLTKKERKALIEKFEAEMKDAARHLQFERAAELRDLLIELKAEG